AGATGAAGTATTCGGAGGTTACCCATGGTTTTATTCACAACAACAAGCATCATTTCCTTGGTTGCGTGCAACAAGTGAGCGTGAAGGATTGTTGAAAAAGAATTGGCAAAAGCAATTACGGTTAGCAGATTATTTACAAAATACCTATGAGGAAGCAGTCGCACAAATGCCGTCATTTGTAGGGGATGAAGAGCAACGTAAACGTCAGCAATTATTTTATTTAAACAATCAATTCTTTATGCAAACATTATTAGAACGCAATGACCGGATGTCGATGGGAGCAGGTGTAGAGGTGCGCGTTCCATTTGCGGACCATACTATTATTGAGTATGTGTGGAATATTCCTTGGGAAATGAAAAATAGTGGTGCAATGGAGAAAGGTATATTGCGCCAAGCATTTCGTGAAGTGTTACCGTTAGAAGTCGTAGAACGTAAAAAAAACCCGTACCCGAAAACATACCACCCACTTTATACAAAGTTGGTGTCTCAACGTTTAACTGAAAATTTGCAGCAAAAAGACTCCGTACTTCATGAGCTATTTGAACGCGATCAACTTGAACAGTTAATCGCAAGTGGTGGCAAGTCGTTTCAAGTGCCTTGGTTTGGTCAGTTGATGGCTGGGCCACAATTATTAGCATACTTAAATCAAGTACATGAATGGGTGGAGCATTACCGAATTAATATTATTTCCACATAAAGGATCACCTATTGTGCAATATCAATAGGTGATCGAGGCTATGCTATTTTTTGGGAATCATCCAAACGGCCATTAAATGATGTAATTTTATTTCAATTTCATCAAGAGGTAAATAGCCAAAGCCTAATAAAAAGGAGCGCTTAGAAGGTCGTTTTGCAGTTAAAAAATAGTTTGATAACGGCAAAATATTAATCCCCTTTTCGTTAGCGATTGTTTGTAATGTTAATTCGGTATGTTCATGATCAAATGAAATTAGTATGTTCGTCCCAGCTGCATCACCTGAAATGGTTATTTGCGGATAGTAGTTTGTGAACACATCAATGCATTTATCGTGCTTTTTACGATAGGTTTTACGCATGCGATTTAAGTGTTTTGCAAAATGCCCATCTTTCATAAATTTCGCCAAAATATGCTGTTCAAAGCGTGGCACGGTGGATGAATAATAATTAAAATGCTCCTGATAACGATAAACAAGTGTCGGGGGTAACACAAAATAGGCAACACGCATTGAAGGCATAAGTGATTTTGTGAATGTACTTAAATAAATGACTCGATCATGCCGATCCAAGCCTTGCAGTGCAGGAATTGGTTTTCCGATATAACGAAATTCACTGTCATAATCATCTTCAATAATATAGCGGTTTTCACCTTTAGCCGCCCATTTTAAAAGTTGTGTACGTCGGTTAGCTGAAAGTACAGCTCCGGTAGGGAATTGATGAGATGGTGTGACATACACAACGTTGGCATTCGTAGTTTGAAGTTGTTCAATAATGAGCCCGTCTTGGTCAACATCAATAGGGATTGCTACTTGTTCAAGTTGTGTTCTTGGTATGGGTGAGTAGCCTGGATTTTCGAGTGCCAATAGCATATCATCGCCAAGTAGTTTTAAAATCATAGGTAAAAGCTGCTCCGTACCAGAGCCGATGACGATTTGTTCAGGCTGACACTTTATGCCGCGTGATTGATGGAGATAGTTTGCGATTTCAATGCGCAGTGCAAGTTCCCCTTGGCGTTCACCGGTTTGGAGTAAATGCTTAAAAGGGATATCAAGTACATCTTTTGCGTACTTACGCCAAATTGTAAACGGAAAGGCATCTTCGTCAATTTTTGCCGTAGAGAAATCCGTCGCAAATGAAGTTTGTGTTACGGATTGCTGTGGAGGCAATACCGATGTGATTTCGCGGATTGGTAATGTATCTACTTCTTCAACGAAGTAGCCGACGCGTGGTTTGGACATTATATACCCTTCAGCAAGTAATTGCGCATAGGCGAGTTCAACAGTTGTTTGGCTAATATTAAAAAATTCAGCTAGCTCGCGTTTGGAAGGTAGGCGTGCACCGACATGGAGCTGTTTATTGGTAATGGCATTTTTTATACCAATATAAAGTTGTTCGTATAGTGGAATTGTTTGTTCTTTATCTAGTTGAAAAAATAGCATGAACAGTCCTCCTTAACTGGCATGGTTAAAATATTAAATTTAATGATAATGAACAATGTTAGAGATGTATACTATTTTATTTAAATTAGATGAATTTGGCAGTGAAATGATGAAGGTGTTATTTTGTTTGAAATCAACAATTTGACTACATTATTGTGAACAACATGCGTTTTCTAAGCAAAACTTGCATTAACGTATGGTTTATAGTACAGTAAGTTTAAATTTATAAATGAATTCGATGATAGGAAGTAGTAGCAAGCTCGTTTTTCCAAAGAGAGTCAGCGGCAGGTGGAAGCTGATAAAAGCACTTGTGAATCCGTCCTTGAGATGCCTTTTTCGAAATTAAGTAGGTTAAGGCCGGCTTACCAAAGTCGTTATTATTTAAGTGGAATAGAGTTTTTCTATTCAATTAGGGTGGCAACGCGGGTAGCTCTCGTCCCTTTTATGGGGATTGAGGGCTTTTTTGTGTTCACTACGCTAATAGATTAACGTGCGAAAGTGCTCGGGATCATCAATTTCATAAACTTTAGGAGGAATAAACATGTTAGATATTAAACGTGTCCGTGAAAATTTTGACGGCGTAAAGAAAATGCTTCTTACACGTAACGAGGATTTAGGGAACTTAGATAACTTCGAAAACCTTGATACGAAGCGTCGTGAGTTAATCGCTAAAACAGAGGAATTAAAAGCTGAGCGTAACAAAGTGTCTGAACAAATTTCTGTTATGAAACGTAATAAAGAAGATGCAACAGAGGTCATCGCTCGCATGCGTACAGTAGGTGATGAAATCAAAGCGTTAGATGCCGAATTAAACGCCATCGAAGAAGAATTCAATGATATGATGATGCGTCTACCAAACATTCCACATGAGTCTGTGCCAGTAGGTATGGAAGAAGATGATAATGTTGAGGAATATACTTGGGGTAACGTGCCACAATTTGATTTCGAAACAAAAGCACACTGGGATATCGCAAAAGAATTAGATATCGTAGACTTCGAACGCGGCGCAAAAGTTACGGGCAGCCGTTTCTTATTCTATAAAGGTTTAGGTGCCCGTTTAGAGCGTGCGTTAATTAACTTCATGATGGACTTACATGCCGACAAACACGGTTATACAGAAATGTTACCACCACAAATCGTTAACCGCGATTCATTAACAGGTACAGGTCAATTACCGAAGTTTGAAGAGGATGTATTTAAGCTAGTGCGTGAAGAGGATGAAATGGATTACTTCTTAATTCCAACAGCTGAAGTACCTGTAACGAACTATTACCGGGATGAAATTTTAGCAGCCGATGTGTTACCACAGGCATTTTCTGCATATAGCGCAAACTTCCGTTCAGAGGCAGGTTCTGCAGGTCGTGATACACGTGGTTTAATTCGTCAGCACCAATTCAACAAAGTAGAATTAGTACGCTTTGTTAAACCTGAAGAATCTTACGAGCAATTAGAGCTTTTAACAGGTCATGCTGAAAAAGTATTACAACTTTTAGGTTTACCTTACCGCAAATTAAAAATGTGTACAGCTGATTTAGGTTTTACTGCTGCGAAAAAATACGATTTAGAAGTATGGATTCCAGCACAAGCTATGTACCGTGAGATTTCTTCTTGTTCAAACTTTGAAGATTTCCAAGCGCGTCGTGCCAACATCCGTTTCCGTCGTGAAGCAGGTGCAAAACCAGAATACGTACACACTTTAAATGGTTCAGGCCTTGCAATTGGTCGTACAGTGGCAGCGATTTTAGAAAACTACCAACAGGCTGATGGATCAGTAGTAGTTCCAGAAGCGTTACGTCCATATATGGGTGGCGTAGAAGTGATTGCTGCAAAATAAGGAATATAAACACCAACTTGTTTTTTAGCAAGTTGGTGTTTTTTCCTAATACTGGGAGGTAGGAGCTTGAGGTATTTATTATTTGAACAGCTGTTTCCAGAAAACTATTTAGCAAGCTTTCAAGAGGTGCATAAAGCAGTATTTGAAGGCGATGAATTTAAATTTGAAAAGCTACAGCATAAACAAAATTTACTCGCCATTCTAGCGGTGGATGGTTCACGAGTGGCTGGATTTAAGCTAGGGTATGAGCATCCTGATGGCGTATTTTATAGCTGGCTTGGCGGGGTACATCCGGATTATCAAAAGCAGGGTATTGCAGCAACTTGTATGGAAATGCAGCATTTTTGGTGTAAGCAGCAAAGCTATACACGTGTTCGCACATATGGCCGCAATGAAAAAAAGGGGATGTTGATTGTCAATATAAAAGCGGGATTTGATATTGTGAAAACATTCGTTGATGATAAAGGTCGCCATAAAATTGTATTTGAAAAGGAACTGTAAGGATGTTTATTTTACGTGCTCAATAAAATTTGTTATATTCTAGAAAATTATTGTATTTTTGAATAGATTTTGGTGAGGAGTGTATAACATGCATTTTCCGAGGCAAGTAGAAATCATTGAAGTGGGTCCTCGTGACGGCTTGCAAAATGAAGCAACATTTGTCGCAACTGAACAAAAAAAACAGTTCATTGAAAAGCTTGCGCAAGTTGGGTTTAAGCGAATAGAAACAGCGTCATTCGTACACCCCAAAGCAGTGCCACAAATGGCGGATGCTGCTGAAATTGCGGCATTTAGCACTGAGCTTGGCCTAACATTTTTAGCGTTAACACCAAACGTAAAGGCATTAACCCGTGCAACTGAAAAAGGCGTTCCACAAATTGCTGTTTTTGTTGGTGCAAGTGAAACATTTAACGAAAAGAATATTAAACGCTCGATAGCAAAGTCATTAGAGGAATGTGTGGAAGTATTTCAACTGGCAAAGACGCATCGTTTATTTATTCGCGGTTATGTGTCAATGTGTTTTAGTTGCCCGTATGAAGGGGATGTTTCATATGAACAAGTGAAGCGTGTTGTTGGTCATTTTGTAATGCACGGAGTCGATGAAATATCAATTGGGGATACAAATGGGCAAGCTAATCCCAAAATTGTTTATGAGCGCTTCTCGCAACTTAAAAAGGATTTCCCAGAAGCAACATTTGTCGCACATTTTCATGATACAAATGGCTTTGCCTATGCGAATATCCTTGCTGCATTGCAAGCGGGGGTAACTAAATTTGATAGTTCGGTAGCAGGGCTTGGCGGTTGTCCCTTTTCACCTGGAGCAACGGGTAATGTTGCGACAGAAAAAGTCGTACAGCTATTTCATGAAATGGGGATTGCAACTGGGGTTAATGAGGAGAAGCTAAAAGAAGCCGTACAGTTTGCAAAAACACTTCGATAAAGACGAAGGTATTTTCTAAAAAGTGTTCACATTTAGGACAGTGCGTATCTCATGTATTACTAATCAGCTTACGGCAGTGCTTCTACGGTGTTCGCAAATAAAGAACATATGCAAAAGTAATAACGCATTTGTGACCAGCGTCGCACGGGCCTCCATCCTCTGCACAAAAGGAATGACCCAGAATTATTTCTAGGTCATCCCCTTTTTCATCCCTTTTAATAGATAAAGAACGATCCAAATACTAAAGATAACTGTGGCTAAACTAACTAAATACCCCGATGCACCAAACGTATCATACAGCCATTGCAGCGGGGTATGTTTAACCGGCATATTCAAAAACATAAAGTTCGTGTTAAGGGCGGCATTATAGGCATAAATAATCGGTACAGTTAATGCTAAAAAAACAACAGCACGCCAGCAATCTTTAAAAGCTGTTTGTAGTTGGCGTACAAGTACTAACACAAATACAATAAGTAGCGTATGGAACACAAAGCTATGAACATGTAAAAAGCCACCAACCACGTCATTTGTCCAACCAGGGAAAATTAGGGCAATCGCAGCACCAGGCAAAGTCAATGTAAATAGCAAAGTCGCAGATGTACGGTCAGGAAAATAAGCATGCCAACCGATAATAAAGATACCGAGTCCACATAAATGGAGTGGCGGACTCCAATAGGAATATTGATTTGTGCTTACTAAGTAAACTTGTTTTGCAAGTTCTAAAAACAGTAGTAGCCAAAAGATGGTCTTTTGAAAAAGTAGTTGCTGTTTGTAAGAAAAATAACGATAGAAATAGAGTGAAATAATAAAAAACAAACTAATGGCAATAAGCCATGTGAGATGTACAGAATCAAAAAGGGTAAATCCATTCATGTAAAATCACCTACTTGTTTTGCTGTTGTTGTCTTAATAATTTCTCCTGTTTTTTACGTTCGCGTAAGGCGCGGAAAAAGTCTGTTAAAATTTGACCGCATTCATCTGCTAACACACCTTCTGTTACCTCGCATTCGTGGTTGAAGCGTGGGTCATTTAATAAACGATATAACGAATCGACGCATCCGGCTTTTATATCGCGCGCTCCGTACACAACTCGTGGTACGCGTGATTGTAAAATGGCACCTGCACACATAGGGCAAGGTTCTAATGTTACATAAAGTGTTGTCTCCTCTAAACGCCAGCTACCTATTTTCTCGCATGCCTGTTGGATTGCCATACTTTCCGCGTGAGTTAATGCGTTTTGTGTTGTTTCTCGTAAGTTATGAGCACGTGCAATAATTTCGTCGTTGTATACTATAACGGCACCAATCGGAACTTCGCCAAGAGCGGCTGCTTTTTGTGCTTCTTCTAATGCATATTGCATGTAATATTGATCTTTTGTGAGCATGAATTTATCACTCCTTAACATTAGTGTAGCATGATTTGAAATACGCGGGCGACTTTCTATTGAATCATACTATGAACAAGCACTAGCCTTGTTTGACTAAAGTATTCTAGTAAAAGAAGTGTTCTTTCGTGAATTCGGCTAAATGGAATTGTTTATTTTGTTGTATAAAGGGCGTTATGATAAAATGAAACCCATTGACTATAAAAAGAGAAGGAGCACTTCTAATGTCTGTGCCATTTATAACAGTAGAAGGTCCGATAGGTGTCGGGAAGACCTCATTATCTAAGGCCGTTTCACAAATGTTTAATTATCATTTATTAAAAGAGATTGTAGATGAAAATCCATTTCTAGGAAAGTTCTATGAAAATATCAATGAGTGGAGCTTCCAAACGGAAATGTTTTTCCTGTGCAATCGTTATAAGCAACTGTCTGATATCCATCATATATTAGAGGAGCAGCACCCAGTTGTGGCAGATTATCATATATTTAAAAATTTAATTTTTGCAAAGCGTACGTTAAAGCCTGCTGAGTATGAAAAGTACGAAGCGATCTATAAAATTTTAACGGATGATATG
This portion of the Solibacillus daqui genome encodes:
- a CDS encoding YwaF family protein → MNGFTLFDSVHLTWLIAISLFFIISLYFYRYFSYKQQLLFQKTIFWLLLFLELAKQVYLVSTNQYSYWSPPLHLCGLGIFIIGWHAYFPDRTSATLLFTLTLPGAAIALIFPGWTNDVVGGFLHVHSFVFHTLLIVFVLVLVRQLQTAFKDCWRAVVFLALTVPIIYAYNAALNTNFMFLNMPVKHTPLQWLYDTFGASGYLVSLATVIFSIWIVLYLLKGMKKGMT
- a CDS encoding deoxynucleoside kinase; translation: MSVPFITVEGPIGVGKTSLSKAVSQMFNYHLLKEIVDENPFLGKFYENINEWSFQTEMFFLCNRYKQLSDIHHILEEQHPVVADYHIFKNLIFAKRTLKPAEYEKYEAIYKILTDDMPKPNMVIYLHASLDTLMQRIAMRGREFEKNITREYMEQLSSDYHEFIGHFEKMHPEIPVIQLNGNELDFVKNEEDLQYVLQLVEKKLQQRSLHQ
- the serS gene encoding serine--tRNA ligase; translated protein: MLDIKRVRENFDGVKKMLLTRNEDLGNLDNFENLDTKRRELIAKTEELKAERNKVSEQISVMKRNKEDATEVIARMRTVGDEIKALDAELNAIEEEFNDMMMRLPNIPHESVPVGMEEDDNVEEYTWGNVPQFDFETKAHWDIAKELDIVDFERGAKVTGSRFLFYKGLGARLERALINFMMDLHADKHGYTEMLPPQIVNRDSLTGTGQLPKFEEDVFKLVREEDEMDYFLIPTAEVPVTNYYRDEILAADVLPQAFSAYSANFRSEAGSAGRDTRGLIRQHQFNKVELVRFVKPEESYEQLELLTGHAEKVLQLLGLPYRKLKMCTADLGFTAAKKYDLEVWIPAQAMYREISSCSNFEDFQARRANIRFRREAGAKPEYVHTLNGSGLAIGRTVAAILENYQQADGSVVVPEALRPYMGGVEVIAAK
- a CDS encoding GNAT family N-acetyltransferase, with translation MRYLLFEQLFPENYLASFQEVHKAVFEGDEFKFEKLQHKQNLLAILAVDGSRVAGFKLGYEHPDGVFYSWLGGVHPDYQKQGIAATCMEMQHFWCKQQSYTRVRTYGRNEKKGMLIVNIKAGFDIVKTFVDDKGRHKIVFEKEL
- a CDS encoding hydroxymethylglutaryl-CoA lyase, giving the protein MHFPRQVEIIEVGPRDGLQNEATFVATEQKKQFIEKLAQVGFKRIETASFVHPKAVPQMADAAEIAAFSTELGLTFLALTPNVKALTRATEKGVPQIAVFVGASETFNEKNIKRSIAKSLEECVEVFQLAKTHRLFIRGYVSMCFSCPYEGDVSYEQVKRVVGHFVMHGVDEISIGDTNGQANPKIVYERFSQLKKDFPEATFVAHFHDTNGFAYANILAALQAGVTKFDSSVAGLGGCPFSPGATGNVATEKVVQLFHEMGIATGVNEEKLKEAVQFAKTLR
- a CDS encoding PLP-dependent aminotransferase family protein, with protein sequence MLFFQLDKEQTIPLYEQLYIGIKNAITNKQLHVGARLPSKRELAEFFNISQTTVELAYAQLLAEGYIMSKPRVGYFVEEVDTLPIREITSVLPPQQSVTQTSFATDFSTAKIDEDAFPFTIWRKYAKDVLDIPFKHLLQTGERQGELALRIEIANYLHQSRGIKCQPEQIVIGSGTEQLLPMILKLLGDDMLLALENPGYSPIPRTQLEQVAIPIDVDQDGLIIEQLQTTNANVVYVTPSHQFPTGAVLSANRRTQLLKWAAKGENRYIIEDDYDSEFRYIGKPIPALQGLDRHDRVIYLSTFTKSLMPSMRVAYFVLPPTLVYRYQEHFNYYSSTVPRFEQHILAKFMKDGHFAKHLNRMRKTYRKKHDKCIDVFTNYYPQITISGDAAGTNILISFDHEHTELTLQTIANEKGINILPLSNYFLTAKRPSKRSFLLGFGYLPLDEIEIKLHHLMAVWMIPKK
- the tadA gene encoding tRNA adenosine(34) deaminase TadA — protein: MLTKDQYYMQYALEEAQKAAALGEVPIGAVIVYNDEIIARAHNLRETTQNALTHAESMAIQQACEKIGSWRLEETTLYVTLEPCPMCAGAILQSRVPRVVYGARDIKAGCVDSLYRLLNDPRFNHECEVTEGVLADECGQILTDFFRALRERKKQEKLLRQQQQNK